In the Nitrospinota bacterium genome, CCAATGCGGCCCGCTACCGCAGCGCACTGATAATGTTGGAGCGCGGTTACACGCAATTTGCCGATGCCGATAAGGCCGCCGCCGCGCGGGCGGAACTTGCCGCCCGCTTCCCGGCTGTCAGCCGGTGATGCCGCGGTAGAGGAGCTGCGAGCCGATGAAGATGAGCCACGCCAGCAGCGCGAAGCGCAAGGGGCGCGTGGGGATCATCGAGGCGAAATGAACTCCCGCCAAGGCCCCGAATATTCCTCCCGCCGCCAGTTTCAGCGTCAGCATGTGATCGACGCTCCCCATGCCCAAGTGGAGTCCGCCCCCCACCGCTGAAAGAACCAGCCCGAAAAGTATGTCGGTGCCGATAACGGTGCAGGCGAAGAGGTTGGTGGTATAGAGCAGCAGAAGGGTGCCGAGCGCCCCCGCGCCAGCGGAACTGAAGCCGACTTCCATCCCGATGAAAAAGGTGAAGAGCGGGATAAGCGGTTTGAGGGTTTTGTGATGGCTGGAAAGATCAACCCGTTTCACCATCAGCGTGATGTTCATGATGGCGGACAGAAGGACGATCGCGCCGACGATGGTGAGGATGATCGTTTTAAGCTCCTTGTTCTGGGCCAGATGGCCGAGCAGGAAGGTACCCACGATGACCCCCGGCACACCGCCGGCCGCCATCATCAGCAGTGTGGGAATATCGGCCTTTCTTTTGGCGTAATACGATATCCCGGCGGGGATTTTCACGATAAAGGAGAAGACGAGCGCCGTTCCGACGGCGATGGCGGGTTCCACGCCAAGGAAAAGCATCAGCACCGGCGCGGTGATGGTGCCGGCCCCCACGCCGGTGATGGCGATGGCGAAGGCTATAAAGAACCCGAGAACGGCTTCCATTGGCTGTCCATGTCCTTAATAATTAAAAAAATAGATTCCCCCGCCTTGCGAGCGGGGGAATCCGGTTGGCATTTAGTTAAGCTTCGGTACCCGCCACCGCCTTCAGTGGCCTGGTGTGGATGCCGCATTCGCCGCCGCACTTCGAGGTGCCAATCCAGCGACCGGCCCGCTCGTTATCGTCGGCGGTGATGCTGGTGCAGGGCGAGCAGCCGAGCGAGCGGAATCCGTGCTTGTATAGCTCGTTCGCCGGCACGGCGTAGACCGCCAGGTACTGCCAGATCTCCCGCTCCTTGAAAAGGAGTATCGGGTTCAGCTTGATCAGCCCCTTGTCGCGCTCTTCCACTTCCAGATAGTCGGTGCGGGTACGCCCCTCGGTGCAGCGCAGGCCGGTGATCCAGCACTTGACCTTCATCTCTTCCACGGCGCGGCGGACCGGCTCGACCTTGTAAACGTCGCAGCACTGGTCGGGATCCGTCTTATAAAGCTCGTCCGGGGCGCGGTCGGACTGGAACAGCCTTAAATTGTCCGGATGTTTTTTCATCAGGGCGGCCATGTAGTCCTTGGTCTGCTGCGGCTTGAACGGCGTGGTGACGATGAATCCCTTGGCGTTCGGGTTCACCCGCAGCGCCATGTCCCACACCACCATGCTGTCCTTGCCCAGCGAGTTGGCCACCACGGCCTGATCGCCGTAGAGGTCATAGTAGCTGCGCAGAAGATGTTCCGCGCGCGCCACTTTTTCCCCGAAGTGCAGCGTTTCGACCAGTTCTTTGAGGTTCTCGGTTGCCTTGCTCATTGTCCTTTTTCCCTTCCTGCGACGTTGTTAACCGTTCTTTTTTATTTTCAGGCGGAAGTTCCCATCCGCCTCTTTTTTCACGCTGACGATCAAATGCCCTTCATCCTTCAGCTGGATGGAGATGTTGCGCACCGGGTCGCCGGCCTGACAGATAAGTTCCAGCACCTGTCCGTCCTCCATTTCATCCAGCGCCAGCTTGGTAAGCACGAACGACATCGGGCATACCTCGTTGGCGATATCTATGAATTTGTCCGCCGCAATTTCCGCCATGCTCATCTCCTGATGGTTATCTTCTGGGGGCGTTCAATGTTCTTCTCCAGCTTTTCCGGGCCGATGGCGGCTTTCAACGCTTCCACGTAGCTTTCCAGCTGGCCTTCCTCCATCAGCAGGTTGCCCAGCCGGATGCGCCCTTTTCCTTCGCCCGCCTTCTGGTACCAGGCGATGGTGGCGGCGATCGCGGCTTCCGCCTCTTCGTCGGTGAGGAAGCGCGCCGCAATGGTGCTGTTCACCGGGTGCCGCCCGTGGTGGCCGCCCACCCGCAGGCTGTGGCCGGTCTTGCCGGCCGTCCACGAGTTGGTGGGGCAGGCCCGTACGCAGTCATCGCAGTACAGGCACTTATCCGCGTAAAATATCGGCTTGCCGGTATCGGGGTGCGATTCTATCGCCCCCTCGGTGCAGGCCGAGGCGCAGATGGTGCAACCG is a window encoding:
- a CDS encoding sulfite exporter TauE/SafE family protein, yielding MEAVLGFFIAFAIAITGVGAGTITAPVLMLFLGVEPAIAVGTALVFSFIVKIPAGISYYAKRKADIPTLLMMAAGGVPGVIVGTFLLGHLAQNKELKTIILTIVGAIVLLSAIMNITLMVKRVDLSSHHKTLKPLIPLFTFFIGMEVGFSSAGAGALGTLLLLYTTNLFACTVIGTDILFGLVLSAVGGGLHLGMGSVDHMLTLKLAAGGIFGALAGVHFASMIPTRPLRFALLAWLIFIGSQLLYRGITG
- a CDS encoding sulfurtransferase TusA family protein, with translation MAEIAADKFIDIANEVCPMSFVLTKLALDEMEDGQVLELICQAGDPVRNISIQLKDEGHLIVSVKKEADGNFRLKIKKNG
- a CDS encoding phosphoadenylyl-sulfate reductase — encoded protein: MSKATENLKELVETLHFGEKVARAEHLLRSYYDLYGDQAVVANSLGKDSMVVWDMALRVNPNAKGFIVTTPFKPQQTKDYMAALMKKHPDNLRLFQSDRAPDELYKTDPDQCCDVYKVEPVRRAVEEMKVKCWITGLRCTEGRTRTDYLEVEERDKGLIKLNPILLFKEREIWQYLAVYAVPANELYKHGFRSLGCSPCTSITADDNERAGRWIGTSKCGGECGIHTRPLKAVAGTEA